The region AAATTAAATACACCTGACTTTTTTCGTTTAAGTATAAGAAAGCCTATCTCTTGCTCATTAGAAATTTCCAAAGGAAAGACTAAACTAACTTCGTTTTGTATCCAAAATTCTTCCACTGCTGGTTCTAACTTAAATCGGCTAAGTTCCTTGTTCCTCGCCCAAAAAGTTTCAGACTTTTGCATCATTTGATGTATTTTGACCTTATCTATTAAGGACAAAAGTAGGCTTTCTTCGACATAATGCTGCGATAGCCATATCTGTACTTCAATACTTTGAGTGTAATCCTGTATTTCTTTGACAAAATCTTTCAAAAGTTTTTCTGAAGAAGTGTAACTTGGGATCTTATCTAAAAATGCTTTCATCTGAAAAGTCCGTTTTTGGACGGTAGTAATAAATAACCGTTGAAAAACATGCTCATACCGATAGTATATCCTTTGCGCAATTAAGACTAAAACTATTAAAATTAGTACCTCTACTAAACCATTGTAAGGATTGTATGAAAAACGAAAGTAGTAGAGCTTGTCAATCAAAGCATACAAGACTAATATCAAAAGTATGCCGATAAAATACAAAATAGACTGTGTAACGACTAAACTTACCTTGCCAAACCGCAGTAGCGGATTGACCGCCCAAAAAGCAGGAAAAACTAAATAACCTTGCACTAAAAGCTCGTTTATTTCACTTTTCCACACAGCATAAGTAGAAAAAGCAGTATTCCACAAAAGTATAGAGGAGAACACAAAATAAAGTGTTGAAAAGAGAATTTTTTTACTATTCCACTGCGTTTCATGAATTATCCTTTGGAGTTGGTAGTGCCATACACTTATCAGAAAAATCATTTGAGTAACAAAGCTTAGAGATTGAGCATGATAAGGATAGGTGGCATCTACAAAAATGGTCTTAATAATGATAAACGAAATAGCCAAAAAATAAATGGTCATTAAAAAAATTATGCAAAGTTTAAGGTAGCGATGGAATAGGTATTGTAAAGTATTTAAAAATATAGTTACAGCAATAGCATTCCAGAAGATAAGAAGAAATGTAAGCAGCCAGCGTTCTAATTTTACATTAAAAAATTGTATTTCTAATATCAAACTAAAATACCGAGCATTTTGCACTACATACCAAAGCAGCACAAATGTAATCAGGCTAAAAGGTAGCAAATAAGTCTTTAAGTCTTGTTGAACGATAGGGATGAGAATCAGCCACAAAGTTAGGGCGCCCATTGCCATAAATACCAAAGTCCAGCTTTGGACTTGCCACAATGTTTTTTCCAAAGGATAGGTAAAAGTTGGATAGTATCCGCATTGAATGATGATAGTGGCTTCAAATGGGCGAAATTGTTCAGGATCATCACGAAGAACTTGGTAAATAAGGTGTTCGCCAGGTTTAGCGCTGCGGATAATTTCGTTAGCCATATCTGCGGTATATACTTTTTGGTAGTTGATAGCTGTGAGTATATCGTGTTCTTGTACAGAGATGCCTTGCAATAGGGCGTTGGATTTAAGAATAGGGTGTACAAAAGTAGCTTCGATGCCTCGTGTAGTATTTTCCCATTTTATCCAATCAAAGCCGATAAAGCGATCTCCGCCACGCACAGAGATTTTTTCTTCTTGTGTTTGGTAAGTTTTATAGAAGAGGTAAGCAGTATAAAATACAGTTGTCAGAATAAAGACGCTTAGAGTGTTAGCCAGTAATTTTCTCACCTTTTGCAAAAATACATTTCTAATCAATCAAAATAGTCAGTTTGTTCCATGCATTAGTGTTT is a window of Bacteroidia bacterium DNA encoding:
- a CDS encoding histidine kinase; the protein is MRKLLANTLSVFILTTVFYTAYLFYKTYQTQEEKISVRGGDRFIGFDWIKWENTTRGIEATFVHPILKSNALLQGISVQEHDILTAINYQKVYTADMANEIIRSAKPGEHLIYQVLRDDPEQFRPFEATIIIQCGYYPTFTYPLEKTLWQVQSWTLVFMAMGALTLWLILIPIVQQDLKTYLLPFSLITFVLLWYVVQNARYFSLILEIQFFNVKLERWLLTFLLIFWNAIAVTIFLNTLQYLFHRYLKLCIIFLMTIYFLAISFIIIKTIFVDATYPYHAQSLSFVTQMIFLISVWHYQLQRIIHETQWNSKKILFSTLYFVFSSILLWNTAFSTYAVWKSEINELLVQGYLVFPAFWAVNPLLRFGKVSLVVTQSILYFIGILLILVLYALIDKLYYFRFSYNPYNGLVEVLILIVLVLIAQRIYYRYEHVFQRLFITTVQKRTFQMKAFLDKIPSYTSSEKLLKDFVKEIQDYTQSIEVQIWLSQHYVEESLLLSLIDKVKIHQMMQKSETFWARNKELSRFKLEPAVEEFWIQNEVSLVFPLEISNEQEIGFLILKRKKSGVFNLYEVELIRRAITQLQLTLEVLYLLEKEKILIQKNAEANLIALRSQINPHFLFNTLNTISALIHYKPDLAEQAVEKLAFIFRYTLKYSNENFVTVENEMSLVRSYLEIEQLRFGEQLQVSLNVQHEAEKVQIPAFCIQTLVENCIKHGLSNILHVGQIKIDVFIENSFLYCVVYDNGVGIDLSRKNKGTGINNVESRLKKLYHREDLLTFERLEQGTRATLRIPLQEMI